A section of the Eublepharis macularius isolate TG4126 chromosome 1, MPM_Emac_v1.0, whole genome shotgun sequence genome encodes:
- the LOC129323824 gene encoding interleukin-17A-like, with amino-acid sequence MALEFTPLLSVLILLSLLKGFAVGNPLLPDTTGTGYRNRAPDCLVQVGPGFPEAVNINVSIISTNRTARVVHDVSKRSTSPWDYSINEDPNRFPSKIAEAKCHYFGCVDALGQENHSMTSVPIRQQILVLRRKYKGCEQTYQLEKLWVTVGCTCARPLSNASPLRKDQKN; translated from the exons TTCACACCCTTGCTTTCCGTCCTGATCCTACTGTCATTGCTGAAGGGTTTTGCGGTCGGGAATCCTCTGCTTCCTGATACGACCGGCACTGGATACAGGAACAGAGCACCAGATTGCTTGGTACAGGTTGGACCAGGATTCCCAGAAGCAGTAAACATCAACGTGAGCATCATCAGCACAAACCGAACTGCCAGAGTAGTTCACGATGTCAGCAAACGTTCCACCTCTCCATGGGACTACAG TATTAATGAAGATCCCAACAGGTTCCCCTCCAAGATTGCTGAAGCCAAATGCCACTATTTTGGCTGTGTGGATGCCTTGGGACAGGAGAACCACAGCATGACCTCCGTCCCCATTCGACAGCAGATCCTGGTGCTCCGACGCAAATACAAGGGCTGCGAGCAAACCTACCAACTGGAGAAACTGTGGGTCACTGTTGGCTGTACATGTGCCAGGCCACTCTCCAACGCTTCTCCTCTAAGAAAGGACCAGAAGAACTGA